One genomic window of Streptomonospora nanhaiensis includes the following:
- a CDS encoding cold-shock protein, producing MPQGTVKWFNSEKGFGFIQQDEGGPDVFVHYSNIAGNGYRNLEEEQRVEFDVTQGPKGPQAENVQGL from the coding sequence ATGCCGCAGGGCACCGTTAAGTGGTTCAACAGCGAAAAGGGCTTCGGCTTCATCCAGCAGGACGAGGGCGGCCCGGACGTGTTCGTCCACTACAGCAACATCGCGGGCAACGGCTACCGCAACCTTGAGGAAGAGCAGCGCGTGGAGTTCGACGTCACGCAGGGCCCCAAGGGCCCGCAGGCCGAGAACGTCCAGGGCCTCTAA
- a CDS encoding GNAT family N-acetyltransferase — protein sequence MTTTPVLRTERLTIRDWSTDDAEAALGIYGAQEVARWLTPEMRVVTDVEAMRSVLAAWVEAQPNLVPPAGRWAVVRESDGALIGGLSLRLLPPFEEDFELNWQLDPRAWGHGYATEAGRALVGWAFEQGVEELFAVARPKNARAIATARRLGMEWVGETEKYYNTRLQVFRIRPSQRGA from the coding sequence ATGACCACGACGCCCGTGCTGCGCACCGAACGGCTGACCATTCGCGACTGGAGTACCGACGACGCTGAGGCGGCACTGGGGATCTACGGTGCCCAGGAGGTCGCGCGGTGGCTGACCCCGGAGATGCGGGTGGTCACCGATGTGGAGGCGATGCGGTCGGTGCTGGCGGCGTGGGTGGAGGCCCAGCCCAACCTGGTGCCGCCGGCGGGGCGGTGGGCGGTGGTGCGCGAGTCCGACGGCGCGCTGATCGGCGGGCTGTCGCTGCGGCTGCTGCCGCCCTTTGAGGAGGACTTCGAGCTGAACTGGCAGCTGGATCCGCGGGCGTGGGGGCACGGGTATGCCACGGAGGCCGGCCGGGCGCTGGTGGGGTGGGCGTTCGAGCAGGGCGTGGAGGAGCTGTTCGCGGTGGCGCGGCCCAAGAACGCGCGGGCGATCGCCACGGCGCGGCGGTTGGGCATGGAGTGGGTCGGGGAGACCGAGAAGTACTACAACACCCGGTTGCAGGTGTTTCGGATTCGGCCTTCGCAGCGGGGCGCGTGA
- a CDS encoding ACT domain-containing protein, which produces MSGPGPERDLGRLLAGLEPQLHPGVYVFASGARVPAGVAAVVTVAEAEGWTVVCERGEAERVGLEYVFPCSWITLRVRSALDAVGLTAAVAGVLAREQIACNVVAGFHHDHLFVPQGRGERAVALLEEVAAAGRSA; this is translated from the coding sequence GTGAGCGGGCCGGGGCCGGAGCGCGACCTGGGGCGGCTGCTGGCGGGGTTGGAGCCGCAGCTGCATCCGGGGGTGTATGTGTTCGCCTCGGGTGCGCGGGTGCCCGCCGGGGTGGCGGCGGTGGTGACCGTTGCCGAGGCGGAGGGGTGGACGGTGGTGTGCGAGCGCGGCGAGGCCGAGCGGGTGGGCCTGGAGTATGTGTTTCCGTGTTCGTGGATCACGCTGCGGGTGCGTTCGGCGCTGGACGCGGTGGGGCTGACGGCGGCGGTGGCCGGGGTGCTGGCCCGCGAGCAGATCGCCTGCAACGTGGTGGCGGGTTTCCACCACGACCACCTGTTCGTGCCGCAGGGCCGGGGGGAGCGGGCGGTGGCGCTGCTGGAGGAGGTGGCGGCGGCCGGCCGGTCGGCCTGA